From one Dermacentor variabilis isolate Ectoservices chromosome 3, ASM5094787v1, whole genome shotgun sequence genomic stretch:
- the LOC142575692 gene encoding NAD kinase-like isoform X3: MDTVAQCWRTRSLNAPSPVYQFGPCGRILKNSAMVMTIQDPAGQRLTWHKPPLSVLVIKKPMDATVVKPFNELVEWLIWVKNMVVFVEDAILEDPFLKNNKAFLEVKDKLCTFNEGRDELTDRIDFIICLGGDGTLLYASSLFQQSVPPVMAFHMGSLGFLTPFDFDNFQDKVNNVLEGHAALTLRSRLKCSIYRSESDPNDNNLNCNSSCLVLNEVVVDRGPSPYLSNIDLYLDGKLITTVQGDGLIVSTPTGSTAYAVAAGASMIHPSVPAIMVTPICPHSLSFRSIVVPAGVELKIMVSPEARSSVWASFDGRLRQELQHGESLKVTTSIYPVPSICDQDQISDWFDSLAECLHWNMRKKQRQLTESVDVETVTDSK; this comes from the exons ATGGACACCGTTGCTCAGTGCTG GAGAACCCGGTCTCTGAATGCGCCAAGTCCGGTGTACCAGTTCGGACCATGCGGTCGCATCCTCAAGAACTCAGCCATGGTCAT GACCATACAGGACCCCGCGGGCCAGCGGCTGACGTGGCACAAGCCGCCGCTGTCTGTGCTCGTCATCAAGAAGCCCATGGACGCCACCGTCGTCAAGCCCTTCAACGAGCTCGTCGAGTGGCTCATCTGG GTCAAAAACATGGTTGTTTTCGTTGAAGACGCCATCTTGGAGGACCCCTTCCTGAAGAACAACAAGGCCTTCCTGGAGGTCAAGGACAAGCTCTGCACCTTCAACGAAG GCAGAGATGAGCTCACAGACCGGATCGACTTCATCATCTGTCTCGGCGGAGACGGCACTCTGCTCTACGCTTCTTCGCTCTTTCAG CAAAGCGTGCCCCCCGTGATGGCTTTCCACATGGGCTCCCTGGGATTCCTCACTCCGTTCGACTTTGACAACTTCCAGGACAAGGTCAACAATGTGCTCGAAG GGCATGCTGCACTCACGTTACGGAGCCGACTAAAATGCAGCATATACCGCAGTGAGAGCGATCCCAACGACAATAATCTCAACTGCAACTCATCCTGCCTA GTTCTCAACGAGGTCGTCGTGGACCGGGGTCCGTCGCCCTACCTGTCCAACATCGACCTCTACCTGGACGGCAAACTCATCACCACTGTCCAGGGAGATG GTCTGATCGTGTCCACGCCCACGGGTTCAACGGCGTACGCGGTGGCGGCGGGCGCCTCGATGATCCACCCCAGCGTGCCGGCCATCATGGTGACGCCCATCTGCCCGCACTCTCTCTCCTTCCGCTCCATCGTCGTGCCGGCCGGCGTGGAGCTCAAG ATAATGGTATCGCCCGAAGCCCGAAGTTCGGTATGGGCCTCCTTCGACGGTCGTCTGCGTCAGGAGCTTCAACATGGAGAAAG CCTGAAGGTGACGACGTCCATCTACCCGGTGCCTTCGATCTGCGACCAGGACCAGATATCGGACTGGTTCGACAGCCTCGCCGAGTGCCTGCACTGGAACATGCGAAAGAAGCAGCGTCAGCTCACCGAAAGCGTCGACGTCGAGACGGTCACGGACTCCAAATAG
- the LOC142575692 gene encoding NAD kinase-like isoform X2, translating into MGNLRTSRQTCRRSSALSVESSEKRKWRYTGRTRSLNAPSPVYQFGPCGRILKNSAMVMTIQDPAGQRLTWHKPPLSVLVIKKPMDATVVKPFNELVEWLIWVKNMVVFVEDAILEDPFLKNNKAFLEVKDKLCTFNEGRDELTDRIDFIICLGGDGTLLYASSLFQQSVPPVMAFHMGSLGFLTPFDFDNFQDKVNNVLEGHAALTLRSRLKCSIYRSESDPNDNNLNCNSSCLVLNEVVVDRGPSPYLSNIDLYLDGKLITTVQGDGLIVSTPTGSTAYAVAAGASMIHPSVPAIMVTPICPHSLSFRSIVVPAGVELKIMVSPEARSSVWASFDGRLRQELQHGESLKVTTSIYPVPSICDQDQISDWFDSLAECLHWNMRKKQRQLTESVDVETVTDSK; encoded by the exons ATGGGAAACTTACGGACGTCTCGGCAAACCTGTCGCCGTTCTAGCGCTCTCTCAGTGGAATCGTCGGAAAAGAGAAAGTGGCGCTACACAGG GAGAACCCGGTCTCTGAATGCGCCAAGTCCGGTGTACCAGTTCGGACCATGCGGTCGCATCCTCAAGAACTCAGCCATGGTCAT GACCATACAGGACCCCGCGGGCCAGCGGCTGACGTGGCACAAGCCGCCGCTGTCTGTGCTCGTCATCAAGAAGCCCATGGACGCCACCGTCGTCAAGCCCTTCAACGAGCTCGTCGAGTGGCTCATCTGG GTCAAAAACATGGTTGTTTTCGTTGAAGACGCCATCTTGGAGGACCCCTTCCTGAAGAACAACAAGGCCTTCCTGGAGGTCAAGGACAAGCTCTGCACCTTCAACGAAG GCAGAGATGAGCTCACAGACCGGATCGACTTCATCATCTGTCTCGGCGGAGACGGCACTCTGCTCTACGCTTCTTCGCTCTTTCAG CAAAGCGTGCCCCCCGTGATGGCTTTCCACATGGGCTCCCTGGGATTCCTCACTCCGTTCGACTTTGACAACTTCCAGGACAAGGTCAACAATGTGCTCGAAG GGCATGCTGCACTCACGTTACGGAGCCGACTAAAATGCAGCATATACCGCAGTGAGAGCGATCCCAACGACAATAATCTCAACTGCAACTCATCCTGCCTA GTTCTCAACGAGGTCGTCGTGGACCGGGGTCCGTCGCCCTACCTGTCCAACATCGACCTCTACCTGGACGGCAAACTCATCACCACTGTCCAGGGAGATG GTCTGATCGTGTCCACGCCCACGGGTTCAACGGCGTACGCGGTGGCGGCGGGCGCCTCGATGATCCACCCCAGCGTGCCGGCCATCATGGTGACGCCCATCTGCCCGCACTCTCTCTCCTTCCGCTCCATCGTCGTGCCGGCCGGCGTGGAGCTCAAG ATAATGGTATCGCCCGAAGCCCGAAGTTCGGTATGGGCCTCCTTCGACGGTCGTCTGCGTCAGGAGCTTCAACATGGAGAAAG CCTGAAGGTGACGACGTCCATCTACCCGGTGCCTTCGATCTGCGACCAGGACCAGATATCGGACTGGTTCGACAGCCTCGCCGAGTGCCTGCACTGGAACATGCGAAAGAAGCAGCGTCAGCTCACCGAAAGCGTCGACGTCGAGACGGTCACGGACTCCAAATAG
- the LOC142575692 gene encoding NAD kinase-like isoform X4, protein MVMTIQDPAGQRLTWHKPPLSVLVIKKPMDATVVKPFNELVEWLIWVKNMVVFVEDAILEDPFLKNNKAFLEVKDKLCTFNEGRDELTDRIDFIICLGGDGTLLYASSLFQQSVPPVMAFHMGSLGFLTPFDFDNFQDKVNNVLEGHAALTLRSRLKCSIYRSESDPNDNNLNCNSSCLVLNEVVVDRGPSPYLSNIDLYLDGKLITTVQGDGLIVSTPTGSTAYAVAAGASMIHPSVPAIMVTPICPHSLSFRSIVVPAGVELKIMVSPEARSSVWASFDGRLRQELQHGESLKVTTSIYPVPSICDQDQISDWFDSLAECLHWNMRKKQRQLTESVDVETVTDSK, encoded by the exons ATGGTCAT GACCATACAGGACCCCGCGGGCCAGCGGCTGACGTGGCACAAGCCGCCGCTGTCTGTGCTCGTCATCAAGAAGCCCATGGACGCCACCGTCGTCAAGCCCTTCAACGAGCTCGTCGAGTGGCTCATCTGG GTCAAAAACATGGTTGTTTTCGTTGAAGACGCCATCTTGGAGGACCCCTTCCTGAAGAACAACAAGGCCTTCCTGGAGGTCAAGGACAAGCTCTGCACCTTCAACGAAG GCAGAGATGAGCTCACAGACCGGATCGACTTCATCATCTGTCTCGGCGGAGACGGCACTCTGCTCTACGCTTCTTCGCTCTTTCAG CAAAGCGTGCCCCCCGTGATGGCTTTCCACATGGGCTCCCTGGGATTCCTCACTCCGTTCGACTTTGACAACTTCCAGGACAAGGTCAACAATGTGCTCGAAG GGCATGCTGCACTCACGTTACGGAGCCGACTAAAATGCAGCATATACCGCAGTGAGAGCGATCCCAACGACAATAATCTCAACTGCAACTCATCCTGCCTA GTTCTCAACGAGGTCGTCGTGGACCGGGGTCCGTCGCCCTACCTGTCCAACATCGACCTCTACCTGGACGGCAAACTCATCACCACTGTCCAGGGAGATG GTCTGATCGTGTCCACGCCCACGGGTTCAACGGCGTACGCGGTGGCGGCGGGCGCCTCGATGATCCACCCCAGCGTGCCGGCCATCATGGTGACGCCCATCTGCCCGCACTCTCTCTCCTTCCGCTCCATCGTCGTGCCGGCCGGCGTGGAGCTCAAG ATAATGGTATCGCCCGAAGCCCGAAGTTCGGTATGGGCCTCCTTCGACGGTCGTCTGCGTCAGGAGCTTCAACATGGAGAAAG CCTGAAGGTGACGACGTCCATCTACCCGGTGCCTTCGATCTGCGACCAGGACCAGATATCGGACTGGTTCGACAGCCTCGCCGAGTGCCTGCACTGGAACATGCGAAAGAAGCAGCGTCAGCTCACCGAAAGCGTCGACGTCGAGACGGTCACGGACTCCAAATAG